A region from the Patescibacteria group bacterium genome encodes:
- the dnaN gene encoding DNA polymerase III subunit beta — MKFICTQENLITGINIVVNIAGKNTTLPILNNIKIKTTGSGLELVSTNLEIAVTTFIRGKTEEEGEITLPAKLLAEAVSLMSKENITIFTQGSDVVLLTEKNKTTLRGVPVDDFPVIPKVNQGTKLTLPNQTLVDGLSRVIFTVNTLENRPEIAGVCVCLEKEEVVLVGTDSYRLAEARLVVKKQESIINLLIPLKTGQEIIRLFSGKEGDLNLLIDDNQFSCSLEGVELVSRLINGQYPDYQQIIPQKTTTKLKVNKNILIQAVKAASLFVRSGINDIKVLVDTTNKELVVSSLNGQLGENMTKINPTEIVGESLEIIFNYRYLLDGLQAIEGGEVGLEMVSASSPVIIKPTEQKGYLYLLMPIKQ; from the coding sequence ATGAAATTTATATGTACTCAAGAAAATTTAATAACAGGCATCAACATAGTTGTTAATATCGCGGGAAAAAATACTACCCTGCCAATTTTAAATAATATAAAAATTAAAACCACCGGAAGTGGTTTAGAATTGGTTTCTACCAATCTAGAAATAGCTGTTACAACTTTTATTCGCGGTAAAACAGAGGAAGAGGGGGAAATTACCTTACCAGCTAAATTATTAGCCGAAGCTGTTTCTTTGATGTCTAAAGAAAATATTACAATTTTTACCCAAGGAAGTGATGTTGTTTTATTAACCGAGAAAAACAAAACAACCTTACGCGGAGTACCAGTAGATGACTTTCCTGTTATTCCCAAGGTCAACCAAGGAACTAAGCTTACCCTACCAAACCAAACTTTGGTTGATGGTTTATCTAGGGTTATTTTTACTGTAAACACCTTAGAAAATCGCCCGGAAATAGCGGGTGTTTGTGTTTGTTTGGAAAAAGAAGAAGTTGTTTTAGTGGGGACGGATAGTTATCGTTTGGCGGAGGCTAGATTAGTTGTAAAAAAACAAGAGAGTATTATCAATCTTTTAATACCACTAAAAACCGGCCAGGAAATAATACGACTTTTTTCTGGCAAAGAAGGAGATTTAAATTTATTAATTGATGATAACCAGTTTTCTTGTAGTTTAGAGGGGGTGGAATTAGTTTCTCGTTTAATAAATGGTCAATATCCTGATTACCAACAAATTATTCCACAAAAAACCACCACCAAACTTAAGGTAAATAAAAATATTCTTATACAAGCTGTTAAGGCCGCCTCTTTATTTGTTCGTTCTGGTATTAACGATATTAAAGTTTTGGTGGATACAACCAATAAGGAATTGGTTGTATCTTCTTTGAATGGTCAATTGGGTGAAAATATGACAAAAATAAACCCAACAGAGATAGTTGGAGAATCTTTAGAAATAATTTTTAATTACCGGTATTTATTAGATGGCTTGCAAGCTATTGAAGGGGGGGAGGTTGGTTTAGAAATGGTTTCGGCTAGTAGTCCGGTTATTATAAAACCAACAGAGCAAAAGGGTTATTTATATTTATTAATGCCAATCAAACAGTAG
- a CDS encoding pilin: MKILNHLRFGLVVLTASLFVFTTLTLAVTAQSPNIGDYGLKDTATAAGLPTSSVGPIDIAATIINLLLGVIGVVAVLIIIYGGFTWMTAAGNEEKITKAKKLLAGAVIGLFIILASYALASFTINQIKKATLSDGTNTPQTVVCGQAAGELCMSSSSDCSAVGGVVSNYKTCNEADAKTCCVNVP; encoded by the coding sequence ATGAAAATTCTGAACCACTTAAGGTTCGGATTGGTAGTTCTTACGGCCAGCTTATTTGTCTTTACGACTCTAACGCTGGCCGTTACTGCACAATCCCCTAATATCGGTGACTATGGCCTAAAAGATACGGCCACGGCAGCTGGTCTGCCAACCTCTAGTGTTGGTCCGATTGATATTGCTGCCACAATAATTAATTTATTATTGGGTGTTATTGGTGTTGTCGCTGTTCTAATAATAATTTACGGTGGCTTTACTTGGATGACAGCCGCCGGCAATGAAGAAAAAATAACCAAAGCTAAAAAGCTTTTAGCTGGGGCCGTAATTGGTTTATTTATTATTCTAGCTTCTTACGCTTTAGCTTCTTTCACCATTAATCAAATTAAAAAAGCTACTTTAAGTGATGGTACTAACACTCCACAAACAGTCGTTTGTGGCCAAGCTGCTGGAGAACTTTGTATGTCTTCAAGTAGCGACTGTTCAGCTGTCGGTGGGGTTGTTTCTAACTATAAAACCTGTAACGAAGCGGACGCTAAAACCTGCTGCGTAAATGTACCTTAA
- a CDS encoding polyprenol monophosphomannose synthase produces the protein MKDFWLIIPTYNEADNIGELIKRLCGIFCQCSILVVDDNSPDGTADLVRQTQKQFENIYLLVRPGKLGLGSAYQTGFTYALEKGALVVGQMDADFSHAPEDLFKLIDKIESGYEVVIGSRRVRGGGIVGWGWWRCFTSYSANALARKVLSLKTKDVTAGFRLYSRSALLKIDWVNIKSNGYAWQEEILFLCEKAGLKVAEVPVLFVDRERGKSKLGLSEVFNFFKVIIKLVIK, from the coding sequence ATGAAAGATTTTTGGTTGATTATTCCAACTTACAATGAGGCTGATAATATTGGAGAGTTAATAAAAAGGTTGTGTGGAATTTTCTGCCAGTGTTCTATTTTAGTGGTAGATGATAATTCTCCGGACGGTACAGCTGATTTGGTTAGACAAACTCAAAAGCAATTTGAGAATATTTATTTATTGGTTAGGCCTGGTAAATTAGGTTTAGGTAGTGCTTATCAAACAGGATTTACTTATGCTTTGGAAAAAGGCGCTCTGGTGGTTGGTCAAATGGATGCTGATTTTTCTCATGCGCCTGAAGATTTATTTAAACTTATAGATAAAATAGAAAGTGGTTATGAGGTGGTTATAGGCTCCAGGCGGGTTAGGGGGGGTGGTATAGTGGGTTGGGGTTGGTGGCGGTGTTTTACTAGTTATTCAGCTAATGCTTTGGCTAGAAAAGTTTTATCCTTAAAAACTAAGGATGTAACAGCTGGTTTTAGGTTATATAGCCGGTCAGCTTTGCTTAAAATTGATTGGGTGAATATAAAAAGCAATGGTTATGCTTGGCAGGAAGAAATATTATTTTTGTGTGAAAAAGCTGGTTTAAAAGTGGCGGAAGTACCAGTTTTGTTTGTTGATCGTGAGCGGGGTAAATCTAAGTTGGGTTTGAGTGAAGTTTTTAATTTTTTTAAAGTTATCATAAAATTAGTTATCAAATAG
- a CDS encoding tyrosine--tRNA ligase — MPKNINQEILSRGVEEVFVFKHLAEKLKQRKLLRVKFGIDPTGPNIHLGRAVPLLKLRALQSLGHTVVLVIGDFTAQIGDPSDKLDKRPLLTKQQVENNLKSYKKQLSKILDTDKVEWHFNSRWLSKLNLQEFSKLAEAFTVQQMLSRRNFKERYNKNQEISLREFIYPLLQGYDSVKVKADLEIGGADQLFNLQAGRLLQPLYGQLSQDILTTQMLEGTDGRKMSTSWGNTINITESPQEMYGQAMSIKDELLPKYLLLTTNLPLVEVEFLIKQLTSNINPKTIKQKLAWQLVSFYHSIKQADAAAKEFDVVHRQKLTPNQIPTKPLPKQKDWSVVDLLFSFKLVSSKNEAKRLIEQGGVKVNKQTIINWQQIIKLEANLLLQVGKRKFLTFK, encoded by the coding sequence ATGCCTAAAAATATTAATCAGGAAATATTAAGTCGGGGGGTAGAGGAGGTCTTTGTTTTTAAACACCTGGCCGAAAAATTAAAACAACGCAAGCTGTTACGGGTTAAATTTGGTATAGACCCAACTGGCCCTAATATACATTTGGGTCGAGCGGTTCCTTTGTTAAAATTAAGAGCCTTGCAATCTTTAGGGCACACAGTGGTTTTGGTTATTGGTGATTTTACTGCTCAAATTGGAGACCCTTCGGATAAGTTGGACAAACGACCTTTATTAACTAAACAGCAGGTTGAAAATAATTTAAAAAGTTATAAAAAACAATTAAGTAAAATATTAGACACGGACAAGGTGGAGTGGCATTTTAATAGTCGTTGGTTAAGCAAGTTGAATTTGCAAGAATTTTCAAAATTGGCTGAGGCTTTTACTGTTCAGCAAATGTTGTCTCGGCGTAATTTTAAAGAACGCTATAATAAAAACCAAGAGATAAGTTTACGGGAATTTATTTATCCTTTATTACAAGGTTATGATTCGGTGAAAGTTAAGGCCGATTTGGAAATTGGTGGCGCTGATCAACTATTTAATTTGCAAGCAGGGCGTTTGTTACAGCCTTTATATGGTCAATTATCGCAAGATATTTTGACCACACAAATGTTAGAAGGAACAGATGGTCGAAAAATGTCTACCAGTTGGGGTAACACTATAAACATAACAGAATCTCCTCAAGAAATGTATGGCCAAGCCATGTCGATTAAAGATGAATTATTACCTAAGTATTTGTTGTTAACCACAAATCTACCTTTAGTTGAGGTGGAGTTTTTGATTAAACAACTAACAAGTAACATTAATCCTAAAACAATTAAACAAAAATTAGCTTGGCAGTTGGTGTCTTTTTATCATTCAATAAAACAGGCTGACGCGGCAGCCAAAGAATTCGATGTGGTACACAGACAAAAGTTAACACCGAATCAAATACCAACTAAACCCCTACCCAAACAAAAAGATTGGTCAGTGGTAGATTTGTTGTTTAGTTTTAAATTAGTTTCTTCTAAAAATGAAGCTAAACGATTAATTGAGCAAGGTGGGGTAAAAGTGAACAAGCAAACTATTATAAATTGGCAGCAAATAATAAAACTTGAAGCAAATTTATTACTTCAAGTAGGCAAAAGGAAATTCCTTACTTTTAAGTAA
- a CDS encoding pilin produces MKKLSLITIWLSIWLASLLPQTSLAQTALQNPLDPVGGGYVAVNQIFARAAYGLVFITGTLALIIVILGGYRILTAAGNSENFAKGKNMVVYAILGFILTIASYTILDTVIKLLSGGQITFTTGQTTLFDPLGMTGKSPVEFYGQRILRYLLSGLGALTLLMGIYGGATWMLAAGNEEKITKAKKTLGYAVLGLIIVLGSYTVISFAYAPFAKLLQSGQPPAANLETLPPDAIAKEVACFREPINKKYGATCTIEKTKDCLKATTDFKAGKSYGQEIDCSNIGACVQILPGNFNKNRILASECQKEIFKPLSTTNQDGSCPFGNTLAGEGDKSASCYADVMYLPGEDYPPASLGGSENEEWACLRTESNYIDGPRQSTCSLETAVNCKQVRDNYLSGQWYQNLNCVDVGYCQQNLAGHQQCRNGLTNFMCEPKIFPPVASPVIPWGCSFIGGSYDEIDGACYLPKEYLKFQAGKLCP; encoded by the coding sequence ATGAAAAAACTATCCTTAATTACAATCTGGTTAAGTATCTGGCTAGCTTCTTTGTTACCTCAAACCAGCCTAGCTCAAACCGCTTTACAAAACCCACTAGACCCGGTGGGTGGTGGTTATGTGGCTGTTAATCAAATTTTTGCCCGAGCAGCTTATGGATTAGTTTTTATTACTGGCACCTTAGCTTTAATAATAGTTATTTTGGGTGGCTATAGAATATTAACCGCAGCGGGCAATTCGGAAAACTTTGCCAAAGGGAAAAATATGGTTGTATACGCAATTTTAGGTTTTATTTTAACCATTGCCAGCTACACAATATTAGATACAGTTATAAAATTATTAAGTGGTGGTCAAATAACTTTTACCACCGGACAAACAACCCTATTTGACCCTTTGGGTATGACTGGAAAATCACCAGTTGAATTCTACGGACAACGTATTTTAAGATATTTATTAAGCGGTCTAGGGGCCCTAACTTTGCTAATGGGAATTTATGGCGGCGCCACTTGGATGCTGGCGGCTGGCAATGAAGAAAAAATAACCAAAGCTAAAAAAACTTTAGGTTATGCTGTTTTGGGTTTAATTATTGTTTTAGGTTCTTACACTGTTATAAGTTTTGCTTACGCGCCATTTGCCAAACTCTTGCAATCGGGCCAACCACCAGCTGCTAATCTGGAAACATTACCACCCGACGCTATTGCCAAAGAGGTGGCCTGTTTTAGAGAACCTATTAATAAAAAGTACGGCGCCACTTGTACAATTGAAAAAACTAAAGACTGTTTGAAGGCAACTACTGATTTTAAGGCTGGTAAATCTTATGGACAAGAAATTGACTGCTCTAATATTGGTGCTTGCGTACAAATATTACCTGGTAACTTTAATAAAAATAGAATTTTAGCTTCTGAATGTCAAAAAGAAATTTTTAAACCTCTAAGCACCACTAACCAGGATGGTTCTTGTCCGTTTGGTAATACTCTAGCTGGTGAGGGAGATAAAAGCGCTAGTTGTTATGCCGATGTTATGTATTTACCAGGTGAAGATTACCCCCCAGCTTCTTTAGGTGGTTCTGAAAACGAAGAATGGGCTTGTTTAAGAACAGAAAGTAATTATATAGACGGACCTCGCCAGTCCACCTGCTCCTTAGAAACAGCTGTTAATTGTAAACAGGTGCGAGATAACTACTTAAGCGGCCAGTGGTACCAAAATCTAAACTGCGTCGATGTTGGCTATTGCCAGCAAAATCTAGCTGGCCACCAACAGTGTCGTAACGGCTTAACTAATTTTATGTGTGAACCAAAAATATTTCCACCTGTAGCTAGTCCGGTTATACCTTGGGGCTGTTCTTTTATTGGTGGCTCTTATGATGAAATTGATGGTGCCTGTTATTTACCTAAAGAATACTTAAAATTCCAAGCTGGGAAGCTTTGTCCTTAA
- a CDS encoding transglycosylase domain-containing protein, with product MIKKQPNLPKKWSRRKIKNFGWRRWWWQLVLLVGLSGLLFGVIMFAWISRDLPSPEGIARRVVSQSTKIYDRTGQKVLYDIHGTERRTSIELKDIPDYLKQATLTAEDRNFYEHQGFRFTSLVRSVLVNLIRGRRAQGGSTITQQFIKNAVLTNEKSYIRKIKELVLAYQIEQRFSKDQILKLYLNEIPYGSTAYGVEAASEMVFGKKSRDLNLAESVLLASLPQSPTYYSPWGSHVDELIKRQHYILDNMVEQGYITTQASQEAKKTTLDFKPRRESIIAPHFVFFVKEQLARIYGEKTVEQGGLKIITTLDLDKQTAAEAAITEAKAKNTPYNAHNASLVALDATTNQILAMVGSTDYFEDSIQGQVNVSIRPRQPGSSFKPIVYALAFEQGFTPNSLLYDVQTIFKSEPKDYAPNNYDGQERGPINLRSALAGSLNIPAVKLLYLTGLNNVLKLSQDLGYTTLNDQARFGLSLVLGGAEVSLLEHTSAYASFAREGITKPINYIIKIEDANGDTLQEFKDSPGTRVLSVEATRTLSNILSDNPARSYIFGEQNHLTLPDRLVAAKTGTTNNYHDAWTMGYTSNLAVGVWVGNSNNQAMKKGADGSVVAAPIWQNFFKKISPSLPIIPFNEPLPTSPNKPMLNGSLGGQTVIIDKISGNLATEFTPAEFKQTKTFSEHHTILKYLSPGNPLGPIPQDPSLDPQYQNWEEAVKLWAQKNNQTNSVAPTIYDNIHNPDSQPTLTAPTLKEGQTITSLPWLIPVTTSAKNNIKSVDYYLDDILINSNPQPPFSLLVNQLPFNQGAHRLKIISRDVFENSTTIEHIIKLDLPTNILSNHSSIISPTEKNLYLSDQPIELKINSSRPENLKQIDIYSSLNNSSPQWFGVITNIQPTSSFFWSPKETGQYKLFITASEKNSPQQSTSTTNYYLL from the coding sequence ATGATAAAAAAACAACCTAATTTACCAAAAAAATGGTCCCGCCGAAAAATTAAAAACTTTGGTTGGCGACGCTGGTGGTGGCAATTAGTACTTTTAGTTGGTTTAAGTGGTTTATTGTTTGGGGTAATAATGTTTGCTTGGATAAGTCGCGATTTACCTAGCCCTGAAGGTATTGCTAGGCGAGTGGTTTCGCAAAGCACAAAAATATATGACCGCACCGGCCAAAAAGTTCTTTATGATATCCACGGAACAGAACGACGCACCTCTATAGAACTAAAAGATATTCCCGACTACCTCAAACAAGCCACCTTAACAGCTGAAGATAGAAACTTTTATGAACACCAAGGTTTCCGTTTTACTTCTTTGGTACGCTCTGTCTTGGTTAACCTAATTAGAGGCCGACGAGCCCAGGGCGGTTCGACTATTACTCAACAATTTATAAAAAACGCTGTTTTAACCAATGAAAAATCCTATATCAGAAAAATAAAAGAATTGGTCCTAGCCTATCAAATAGAACAACGTTTCAGTAAAGACCAAATATTAAAACTCTACCTTAACGAAATACCTTACGGCTCAACCGCTTATGGAGTAGAAGCCGCTTCGGAAATGGTTTTTGGCAAAAAATCCAGGGACCTTAATTTAGCTGAATCTGTTCTGTTGGCTAGTTTACCACAATCACCAACCTATTATTCGCCTTGGGGTAGCCATGTAGATGAACTCATTAAAAGACAACACTACATTTTAGATAATATGGTGGAACAGGGTTACATAACAACCCAAGCCTCACAAGAAGCCAAAAAAACAACCCTGGACTTTAAACCACGTCGCGAATCTATTATTGCCCCCCACTTTGTTTTTTTTGTTAAAGAGCAGTTGGCCAGAATTTATGGAGAAAAAACTGTGGAACAAGGTGGTTTAAAAATAATTACGACTTTAGATTTAGACAAACAAACAGCGGCTGAAGCTGCCATAACCGAAGCTAAGGCTAAAAATACCCCCTACAACGCTCACAACGCCTCTCTGGTTGCTTTAGATGCCACCACTAACCAAATATTAGCCATGGTCGGCTCGACTGATTATTTTGAAGATTCTATCCAAGGCCAAGTAAATGTTTCTATCAGGCCAAGACAACCCGGCTCCTCTTTTAAACCAATTGTTTATGCTTTAGCTTTTGAGCAAGGTTTCACACCCAATAGTTTACTGTACGACGTTCAAACAATTTTTAAATCCGAACCTAAGGATTACGCACCCAATAATTACGATGGACAAGAACGCGGCCCCATTAACTTAAGAAGTGCTTTAGCTGGTTCTCTTAACATACCAGCTGTTAAATTGTTATACTTAACTGGATTAAATAATGTTCTAAAATTGTCTCAAGATCTGGGTTATACCACACTTAACGACCAGGCTCGTTTTGGTTTGTCTTTGGTGTTAGGTGGGGCTGAAGTAAGTTTATTGGAACACACTTCAGCTTATGCTTCTTTTGCTAGAGAGGGTATTACCAAACCAATTAATTATATTATTAAAATTGAAGATGCTAATGGAGACACCTTACAAGAATTTAAAGATTCGCCAGGTACCCGAGTCTTAAGTGTTGAAGCTACTAGAACACTAAGTAATATTTTATCAGACAACCCCGCTCGCTCTTATATTTTTGGTGAACAAAATCACCTAACCCTCCCTGACCGTTTAGTGGCTGCCAAAACCGGCACCACTAATAATTACCACGATGCTTGGACAATGGGTTACACCTCCAATCTAGCAGTGGGGGTTTGGGTTGGTAACTCTAATAACCAAGCTATGAAAAAAGGGGCCGATGGCTCAGTAGTGGCCGCTCCAATTTGGCAAAATTTCTTTAAAAAAATTTCCCCCTCCTTACCAATCATTCCTTTTAATGAACCTCTACCAACCTCACCCAATAAACCAATGCTTAACGGCTCTTTAGGTGGGCAAACTGTTATCATTGATAAAATATCTGGTAATCTGGCCACTGAATTTACCCCTGCTGAATTTAAACAAACCAAAACTTTTAGCGAACACCACACTATTTTAAAATATCTTTCTCCAGGAAATCCTTTGGGGCCAATACCCCAAGACCCTTCTTTGGATCCTCAATACCAAAACTGGGAAGAGGCTGTTAAGTTGTGGGCACAAAAAAACAACCAAACCAATTCAGTTGCTCCAACAATTTATGATAATATCCACAACCCCGACTCCCAACCAACCCTCACCGCTCCCACCCTCAAAGAGGGCCAAACTATCACTTCTTTACCTTGGTTAATACCAGTCACAACTTCAGCTAAAAACAACATTAAATCTGTTGATTATTATTTAGATGATATCTTAATTAACTCTAACCCCCAACCACCTTTTTCTCTACTAGTTAACCAACTACCCTTTAACCAGGGCGCTCACAGATTAAAAATTATTAGTCGAGACGTTTTTGAAAACTCAACAACCATTGAACATATAATTAAACTTGATCTGCCCACCAATATTTTAAGCAACCACAGTTCTATTATTTCCCCAACAGAAAAAAACCTCTACTTATCTGACCAACCAATTGAATTAAAAATTAACAGTAGTCGCCCAGAAAACCTAAAACAAATCGATATCTACTCTTCTTTAAACAACTCTTCACCACAGTGGTTTGGTGTAATTACCAACATCCAACCAACCTCATCTTTTTTCTGGTCCCCCAAAGAAACGGGACAATATAAACTTTTTATAACTGCTTCAGAAAAAAACTCCCCCCAACAATCAACCTCTACTACCAATTATTATCTTCTTTAA
- the ruvC gene encoding crossover junction endodeoxyribonuclease RuvC — protein sequence MTTLPKKYIIGFDPGIGRLGFAVLSGQPSKPELIKIGCWETNPQLPQNQRLLQLGQQITKLLKKYQPIKAGLEKLFFSKNVKSALNVAEARGVISFLLTAQACPIIELSPQEVKIAATGQGRADKIQVQKMLQLTFKLKTIPQPDDAADALAVALATLVQPSFLANLR from the coding sequence ATGACAACGCTACCTAAAAAATATATAATCGGTTTTGACCCTGGCATCGGACGTTTGGGTTTTGCTGTTTTAAGTGGACAGCCCAGTAAACCAGAACTAATTAAAATCGGCTGTTGGGAAACCAATCCCCAACTTCCCCAAAATCAAAGGCTCTTACAGCTTGGTCAGCAAATAACAAAACTTCTTAAAAAATACCAACCTATTAAAGCTGGTTTAGAAAAATTATTTTTCTCCAAAAACGTAAAAAGCGCCTTAAATGTAGCCGAAGCCCGCGGTGTAATTTCTTTTTTATTAACCGCCCAAGCTTGCCCGATTATAGAATTGTCACCTCAAGAGGTAAAAATTGCGGCCACTGGTCAAGGAAGAGCGGACAAAATTCAAGTGCAAAAAATGCTCCAACTTACTTTTAAACTAAAAACTATACCCCAACCCGACGACGCAGCTGATGCTTTGGCTGTAGCCTTAGCAACTCTAGTTCAACCAAGTTTTTTGGCTAATCTTAGATAA
- a CDS encoding pilin codes for MSQNKEGGDSMKKFITSAVNTVIYGLPAVALAQTNFGLDNLEQDVNLGNRDLVETIAQIINVVLGFLGVVAVIIILMGGFKWMTAAGNEEKVGEAKKLLGAGVVGLVIILAAFAIASFIINNLSNATGSIG; via the coding sequence ATGTCGCAAAATAAGGAAGGAGGTGACAGTATGAAAAAATTTATCACCTCAGCCGTTAATACAGTAATTTATGGCTTACCGGCTGTAGCCTTAGCCCAAACCAATTTCGGGCTTGATAACCTAGAACAGGATGTTAATTTGGGTAATCGAGATTTGGTGGAAACTATCGCCCAGATTATCAATGTAGTTTTGGGTTTCTTGGGTGTTGTAGCCGTCATTATCATCCTCATGGGTGGTTTTAAATGGATGACCGCTGCTGGCAATGAAGAAAAGGTGGGTGAAGCTAAAAAATTATTGGGTGCCGGCGTAGTCGGCTTAGTAATTATTTTGGCCGCTTTCGCCATTGCTTCCTTTATCATCAACAACCTTTCTAATGCTACCGGGTCTATTGGTTAA
- the dnaA gene encoding chromosomal replication initiator protein DnaA: MNHQELWKSTLGELELFISKASFTTWFKNTDIIKIDNGVATVIVPNAFTKAWLENKYHNFIIKALQNISRGQVKEATYLVETLKKPLSKTSSSLTTPLESTKDTPTPNNTLCGLNPRYIFNNFIVGKHNELARAAALAVSEKPGQTYNPLFLYGGVGLGKTHLMQAVGHEVLKKNPGKKVIYAPCEKFTTEFIQAIGSGKTEKFKSTYRTVDLLLIDDIQFLAGKEGTQEEFFHTFNALHQNNKQIILTSDRPPKAIQTLENRLISRFEWGMIADIAPPDLETRVAILEIKCQEKNYSLNHDIIVFLANSIQNNVRELEGALNRIIALDQLNNKPPTLENIKELMGNTLPSANQSLTTKKIIQVVANYFDVNPSELFGNSRKKHLVEPRQIAMYLMRDVLASSFPTIGQELGGRDHTTAMHACSKISQNLTSNPKLQQDINNLKEQFRFS; this comes from the coding sequence ATGAATCATCAAGAATTATGGAAATCCACATTAGGCGAGCTTGAGCTTTTTATAAGCAAGGCTAGCTTTACTACTTGGTTTAAAAATACCGATATAATTAAAATTGATAATGGTGTAGCCACAGTTATAGTCCCCAACGCCTTTACCAAAGCTTGGTTAGAAAACAAATATCATAATTTTATTATAAAAGCCCTACAAAATATCAGCCGTGGCCAAGTTAAGGAGGCTACTTATTTAGTTGAAACTTTAAAAAAACCTCTTTCCAAAACCTCCTCATCCCTAACAACACCTCTTGAATCCACCAAAGACACCCCCACACCAAACAATACTCTTTGCGGGCTAAACCCTAGATATATTTTTAATAATTTTATTGTGGGTAAACACAACGAATTGGCTAGGGCGGCTGCTTTGGCAGTTTCGGAAAAACCAGGGCAAACCTATAATCCACTCTTTCTTTATGGTGGTGTAGGTTTGGGTAAAACACATTTAATGCAAGCTGTTGGCCATGAAGTTTTAAAAAAAAATCCTGGGAAAAAAGTTATTTATGCCCCTTGTGAAAAGTTTACTACTGAATTTATACAAGCCATTGGTAGTGGAAAAACCGAAAAATTCAAATCCACTTATCGTACTGTCGATCTTCTATTAATTGACGATATACAATTTTTAGCTGGCAAAGAAGGCACTCAAGAGGAATTCTTTCATACTTTTAACGCCCTACACCAAAACAACAAACAAATTATCTTAACCTCTGATAGGCCCCCTAAGGCCATCCAAACCCTAGAAAATAGGCTTATTTCCCGTTTTGAGTGGGGAATGATTGCTGATATTGCTCCACCAGACCTAGAAACCAGGGTGGCTATTTTAGAAATAAAATGCCAAGAAAAAAACTATTCATTAAATCATGATATTATTGTTTTTTTGGCTAATTCTATACAAAATAACGTCCGTGAATTAGAGGGGGCTTTAAATAGAATTATTGCCCTAGATCAACTTAACAACAAACCACCCACCTTAGAGAATATTAAAGAATTAATGGGTAACACCCTGCCTAGCGCCAACCAATCCTTAACCACCAAAAAAATAATTCAAGTGGTAGCTAATTATTTTGATGTTAATCCTAGTGAACTGTTTGGTAATAGTCGCAAAAAACACCTGGTAGAGCCTAGGCAAATTGCCATGTATTTAATGAGGGATGTTTTAGCTTCTTCTTTTCCAACTATTGGCCAAGAACTAGGGGGTCGTGATCATACCACCGCCATGCATGCCTGCTCTAAGATTTCTCAAAACCTTACCTCTAACCCCAAACTCCAACAAGATATCAACAACCTTAAAGAACAATTTCGCTTCTCTTAA
- a CDS encoding YebC/PmpR family DNA-binding transcriptional regulator gives MSGHSKWSTIKRQKGVVDAKRSQIFTKLSKALSAAARLGIDPEMNFKLRLAIDKARNANMPKENIDRAIKKGAGQEDGANVEEVIYEGYGPNGVAFLIETLTDNRNRTTANLRHLLDKHGGRLADNGSVAWMFEPKSLITVNKPTTNQEEIELKLIEAGAEEIEEMENEFLITAPSNQLEIIKQVCQTNQLIISYSSVEPVANNNVPIPDKNDSDKLDSLREALNNDDDVTNTYDNAT, from the coding sequence ATGTCTGGTCATTCTAAGTGGTCCACAATTAAAAGACAAAAAGGCGTTGTTGATGCTAAACGTAGCCAAATTTTTACCAAATTAAGCAAGGCTTTAAGTGCGGCAGCTAGATTAGGCATTGATCCAGAAATGAACTTTAAACTACGTTTAGCTATTGATAAGGCCCGCAATGCCAACATGCCCAAAGAAAATATTGACCGGGCTATTAAAAAAGGTGCTGGCCAAGAAGATGGTGCCAACGTAGAAGAGGTTATTTATGAGGGTTATGGGCCGAACGGTGTAGCTTTTTTAATAGAAACACTGACCGACAATCGCAACCGAACAACTGCCAATCTAAGACATTTATTAGATAAGCACGGGGGCCGATTAGCCGACAATGGTAGTGTTGCTTGGATGTTCGAACCTAAAAGTTTAATAACAGTTAATAAACCAACCACTAATCAAGAAGAAATTGAATTAAAACTAATCGAAGCGGGCGCCGAAGAAATTGAAGAAATGGAAAATGAATTCTTAATTACCGCCCCAAGCAATCAATTAGAAATTATTAAACAAGTCTGCCAAACTAATCAACTAATTATTTCTTACAGCTCGGTTGAACCAGTGGCCAATAACAATGTACCAATCCCAGATAAAAATGATTCTGATAAATTAGACTCTCTGCGAGAGGCTTTAAATAATGATGATGATGTTACTAACACTTATGACAACGCTACCTAA